The DNA segment ATGCAAGCGTATGCTGAAACATTGattaaaacttaattaaaagtaAAACTCACAAAATGCTCAGTGGCCAATTGGCCATGTAATGGTGTTCGGTGGGCAACGTGTCTACAAACAATTTTCTTTCCATGGTTTAATTAGCATCGTCAACTAACTAATGGCACAGAGTTATGTGAATTATTAGATGGCAGTGTGGttcattattttgtttttaaattcaAAGGAAAACTCTTGATGATAGTGATTGAAGCAAATAGAGatacaataaataaatttaagcaattcaaaaattaaaattcacttGAATATTTACAATTTTGCAttaaattagaaataaattcaTCGTGATAAGATCGGCGACTTTTGGTTCCATCAAGACTATATTTCAAACCTTGATTTATTTGAATAAACAAGATTTAAATCCAccacatatcaaatttcataatttcaataaaaattatgacGGATTTAAAAAACATCCGTcatttaaaatttcttaaaaccATCTCTCATTTGAAATCTCTACCATCATTTGGAATTGGAAAACCATCTTATCACATGGAAATTTCGGTACTATCCTCAGGTAGCTTCCCTTTTTCATGTAGATTCCCAAAAGGGAATGGGTCGATGCTTACCCACCCGGACAATGATCGGGTGGGGATCGGATGGCCCGGATTTCTTTGCATTGATCTGCAAAGATGATCCGGGTCTTTAATTTTGGCTTAAGGACTAAAGAACGTCTAAATGGGTCTTTAATTCTGGCTTAAGGACTAAAGAACGTCTAAATGGTGCATCgaataacccaaaatcaattgATTTAGACATGAGTGAACCCTATCTATAGATTCTCTCGCCCACGGTTGAAATGGAATGCTGCTGCTATGGTATATGATCATCCAAGAATCAAACAACACAAGtgcaaaaactaaaaaataaaaaaaatcacacaATTCATTTACAAAAAAACTCTTACTTATGATATATCATAAAGTAGGAGTAGAAAAGACACGATCCATTACACAAATAACTCGAACTAGCTCTAATACATACTTTTTACCATGAAAAAACCCCACTCAGCATTCACAtcatagatagatagatagataaagACAGATTATATCATTcttggaagcttcaaaacaAACATAAGCATGAATTAGGCAGTAATTCATCAGTCTTCACCAGATCTGTCCTCGTTAATCTCCTCAAGAATAACAACAAGCGCAACGATGAAGGCGTAATCCACGTTGGGATACACTGTCACTCCGAACGTGTCTTTCCCAAGCAGGATACTTTGGGCACTGTGTTTCCTGTGCATCTGTGCGATGATGTTGGAAGAATCTCCCGCATATATGACGCAAGATCTCTCGAACCAGCTGCCTTCGATCCTGAAATCACACAACTCCTCCTTGGGATTAGTAGCCAAGAACACATCCAGCTTGGTTTTCATCTGTAAGAGCGAAGATTTCTTCACGCTGAAAAGAAGATCCTTCGAATCCGTGCTCTCTCCTCTGAAAACCACCCATCTCCTATGTGCAGATAGCATCTGGGTAGGTACCATAAAACAACAACATTTTTTACAACCCACATATATAATAAgagaataaataaaagaaattaagATAAACCTTTTGGTGAAAAGTGATGAGGGGGTTTCCGGCGAGATCGTACAAAACACGGCGATCACGGAGGCTGAAGAGTTTGCCTTTGACTCTGAACATTACGTTACCGTTTACATCGGTGACTCCGAAATTTCCCTCCGACAGAGTCATCAGCTTCCGCACAATAGTCAGATCGATTGGGTAATTCACGCAGAACTGGGGGCTGATCACCGCCATCTGCTGCGGCACAGACCCTGCCGCATAACTCGATCCACCCATCATCATCGGTATCTATTATTTGCTACAAACAACCAGAATTCTGGCACTGCGCTTGCTTT comes from the Henckelia pumila isolate YLH828 chromosome 1, ASM3356847v2, whole genome shotgun sequence genome and includes:
- the LOC140874656 gene encoding protein LURP-one-related 10-like, with the protein product MMMGGSSYAAGSVPQQMAVISPQFCVNYPIDLTIVRKLMTLSEGNFGVTDVNGNVMFRVKGKLFSLRDRRVLYDLAGNPLITFHQKMLSAHRRWVVFRGESTDSKDLLFSVKKSSLLQMKTKLDVFLATNPKEELCDFRIEGSWFERSCVIYAGDSSNIIAQMHRKHSAQSILLGKDTFGVTVYPNVDYAFIVALVVILEEINEDRSGED